The window TCGGCTTCGGACTCGTTGGCTACGGCTGTACCACCTGCATCGGTAATTCCGGTCCGCTGATCCCCCAGGTCAGCGACGCGGTCACCGGACACGATCTGACCGCCTGCGCGGTGCTGTCCGGGAACCGCAACTTCGAGGGCCGCATCCACGCCGAGTGCAAGATGAACTTCCTCACCTCCCCGCCGCTGGTCATCACCTACGCACTCGCCGGGACCATGCTCGCCGATGTGCGCCGTGACCCGCTCGGGACCGGGTCGGACGGGCAGCCGGTGTACTTGCGTGACATCTGGCCGAGCACCGAGGAGGTCAAGGCAGTCATCGACGAATGCCTGCAGTCGCAGATGTTCACCGACGGCTACTCGAATGTTTTTGCCGGTGACGACAACTGGCGCGGTCTCGATGTCGCCTCCGGCGAGATCTTCGAATGGCACGAGGACTCCACCTATGTGCGGCAGCCACCGTACTTCGACGGCATGCAGCCCGAACCGCAACCGATCTCCGACATCACCGGCGCCCGGGTGTTGGTCATGTTGGGGGATTCGGTGACCACCGACCACATCTCACCCGCGGGCACGATCCGCCGCGACAGCCCGGCCGGTATCTACCTGCGCGAGCATGGTGTCGAACCGCCCGACTTCAATTCCTACGGATCCCGGCGCGGCAACCACGAGGTGATGATCCGCGGTACCTTCGCCAACATCCGCCTGCGGAATCTGCTGGCCCCGGGCACGGAGGGCGGCGTCACCCGCCACCTCCCCCGCGGGGAGGAGATGAGCATCTTCGACGCCGCGAACGCCTACGCCGCCGAGGGCACTGCGCTGATCATCCTCGCCGGCGCCGAATACGGATCTGGGTCCTCGCGCGACTGGGCGGCTAAGGGAACACTGCTCCTCGGGGTCAAAGCGGTCCTCGCGACGTCGTTCGAACGCATCCACCGCTCCAACCTGATCGGCATGGGGGTGCTGCCCCTGCAGTTCCCGCCCGGTCGCACCCGCGAAAGCCTCGGGCTGACCGGTGAAGAGGAATACTCGATCACCGGACTCGAAGGCGGCGACCCGGGCGCGGACTTCCCTACCGAGGTCACCGTCCGAGCCGACCACCATGGTCAAGTACAGGAATTTCCGGCCACGGTGCGGATCGATACCCCCGCGGAGGCGGGATACTTCCGGCACGGCGGGATACTGCAATATGTGCTGCGACAGCTCCTCGTCACCTGAGCGGCTCGCCATAGAGCACCCATGCGGAAACAGCGTCTCTCGAACAGCCCCCGCTCCTCCGCCTCCGTCACCGTCCGGTGGAGTGAACGGTGCCAGGCCGCCCACGTGCATCGGATGCTCGCGGGACTCACCCCACAGCATCAGTGAGTCGGTCAGGGAAGCAGCAGGGTGACACCTTTTCGTTCCCCGACCAGGGCCGGAGACCCCTGTTCAAGGCCTGGCGGTGCAGAACTCGTGCGGCTACCGCATTACTGCCTTGCGGTTGAACAGCAACGCGCGTTTGACTTCGGTGATCGCTTGCGTCACCTTGATTCCGCGCGGACAAGCGTCGGTGCAATTGAAGGTGGTGCGGCAACGCCAGACGCCGTCGATGCCGCCCCAGAATGTCCATCCGCTCCCCGGCGCCTTCGTCGCGGCTGTCGAAAATGAAGCGATGGGCGTTGACGATGGCGGCCGGCCCGAAATAGCTACCATCCGCCCAATACACCGGGCACGACTCGGTACAGCACGCGCACAGGATGCACTTGGTGGTGTCGTCGTACCGGGCACGATCGGCCTGGGATTGGGTCCGCTCGCGGGTGGGCTCCTGACCCGATGTCATCAGGAACGGTTTGATCTGGCGGTACGCCGAGAAGAACGGCTCCATGTCGACGACGAGATCTTTCTCGACCGGGAGTCCCTTGAGGGGTGCGATCGTGACGGTGGTGTTCTTACCGTCTTTGTTCGGCATGTCGCGCATGAGCACCTTGCACGCGAGCCGGTTGACTCCGTTGATGACCATCGCATCCGATCCGCACACGCCGTGCGCGCACGAGCGGCGGAAGGTCAGGGTCCCGTCGAGATACCCCTTGACGTAGGTGAGCAGGTTGAGCAACCGATCGGTGGGCAGGCACGGAACCTCGAAGCTGACCCATCCGGCCTTGCCCGGGTCCTCGGGGTTGAAACGGCGAATCTTCAACGTGACCATCACGGCGCCTTCGGGGACCGGCGGTAGCGCGACGAAACCCGGGCCCTCGTTGTTCATGGTGACAGACATGGTTATCGACTCCAACCTCGTCAATTGCGTTTTCGGGGAGCTCGTCTCGGATTGTCCACAGGTTAGCTCAGTGGTCGGTTGTCGGATCGGAAAATCGGTCCGGACCCTCTCTCGCGCCGGGGGCCGCGTGATGTGCGGACGCGACACCCCTCCTAACGAGGGCCACGAGCACCGACAGTCCGTGCACGAGCATCCCGAGGGACATCGTGGCGTGGCCGGCGAAGGCGCCTGCCGGCACCACGACACGGTTGCGGGCGCGACACCGATGTTCTGCCGCATCACGGCCACGGTGCGCTCGCCAGGTGGATCGACTCGGGCAGCTTCAGCAGGTTCTCACCCATCAGTGCGGTGTCCGCGGTCTTCACCGCCACCGCCACAGTGCACCGCGGGTTTGTCATTCGTTGTGGGCACCGTCATTTCGTGAAATGATCGATCTATGGGCCCGATCGAGTTGGTGCGAGCCTATGACGCTCGCGGCACCAAGAAGACATCGCCAACCTTCTTGGTAGATCGACTGTGGCCACGGGGCATCGCGAAAGCGGACCTCGACTGCGACGCCTGGATCAAGGAGGTGGCACCCAGCACGCAGCTGCGGACCTGGTTCGGCCACCAGGCGGATCGCTTTCCGGAGTTCCGCACCCGCTACCTTCAGGAACTCGACACCAATCGCGCTGCCGCCCAACCGATCGTCGAGGCGGCGCGTAACGGGACTGTGGTGCTGCTGTATTCGGCGAAGGACCTCGAGCACAACCAAGCCGTGGTCTTGCGCGAGTGGATCTCGAATCAGTTCTGACATCACCGTAGGACGGCCTGAATACTCATCGCATCCATGAACCCTCGGCCTTGCACCTCGAGCCGTGCCGGTCGGCCGCGGTCAGAACGGGGCCGTGGTCCGCGGGCAGTTGTGGGTCGGTCGCAGGCCAGTGCGGGCAGTCAGACCCCAAGGCCCGCAGGGCGACATCCTGGAAACCCGGAAGACGCGGGGTGACGGTCCTGCCCCCTACCCGTAAGTCCCGCCGCAACAGAGGTCACCGTGGTGTCGGGGTGAACCACCGCTCCCGACACCGCCCGCGGCCCAGGCCCCCCGAACGGAACCGGCGGGCACCGCTCTGGAACCTGCAGGGTCTATTGGCCCTATCCGAATCGTGATTGCTCGAGGGCGAATCCGCGGGCGTCGACGGGCCTGTGTTGTGTGTGCCGGGTCGACGGTTCGTCGTTTACGTTGGCAGGAGTGGTTGTGGTTGTAGGTTCGGCTGTTCGCGTCGGAACATGGGCGGTGTGCGGTGTCGCTCGTTCCAGAAAGCGGAGCAACTCGACCGGGAACGGCAGCACGAGGGTCGAATTCTTCTCGGCCGCGACTTCCACGACGGTTTGCAGGAGCCGCAGTTGCAGGGCGGCGGGATGTTCGGTCATGGTCTCGGCGGCCTGGGCCAGTTTCGCCGAGGCTTGCAGTTCGCCGTCTGCGGTGATGATGCGGGCCCGCCGTTCACGTTCGGCCTCGGCCTGGCGCGACATCGACCGCTTCATCGAATCGGGGAGGACCACATCCTTGATCTCCACCCGGTCGATCTGCACACCCCACCCCAGCGCGGGGCTGTCGATCATCAGCTCCAAGCCCTGGTTGAGGCCCTCCCGGTTGGACAGCAGGTCGTCGAGTTCGCTCTTGCCGATGATCGACCGCAGCGACGTCTGTGCGACCTGACCGATCGCGGAGACGTAGTCCTGCACGTCCACTGCCACTCGCACCGGATCGGCGACGTTGAAATAGACGACCGCATCCACCCTGACGGTCACGTTGTCGCGGGTGATGCCGTCCTGGGCGGGCACCGGCATCGTGATGATCTGCATGTTCACCTTCTCGAGCCGGTCGGCGATCGGGATCAGCAACATCAGGCCCGGTGCGCGGACGGCGGGCTGGACGCGTCCGAACCGAAACACGACGCCGCGTTCGAACTGTTTGACGACGCGAATGCTCGAGCTCAGGCCGAGCAGGCCGAGTCCGACCAAGACGGCCACCGCATAGAGAATCATGGTGTTCTCCCATCCGCCCGTGGCCTCTACCGATACCCGGTCACCACGGGCTTGCTGCCAATCGATGAATTAACCCACGTCCCCGCGTTGACGGCTCCTCGGAGCAGCGCCTCGATTCGTAGAGGCGCCCAAACCTGCGCGAGGCGTTGGATTTCCGAGTTCGCCAATCAGTTCGGTGCCGGCACCTCGCGGGGCGGCCACGGTATGAGCACAGCACCGGACGCGGTCGACGGATCGAGGATCCGGACGGTGTCGGTATTGACCGGAATCGCGCTCGCGGAATGGGAACCGCCGACGGCCAGACGGTTGCGTGCAGGCACCGCCCGTGTTGTACGTGGCGTCGGTGAACTCTTCCGGACGGTGATCTCGGCGTCGTTGAAAACGCGGGGCCCCCGCAGTGCAAACATGCCGAACGTCACCGCGAGCACCAGCACTCTCAGCCGGACCCGCACACTGCGATCGTATGGTGGGCGCGGTGTGACGCCGTGAAACACTCGGACCAGCGTCGGGCTGCTTGCGAGTAGCCGTTGTTCGATCTCGCACAGAGCATTTCGTTCATCGTCGCTGAGCACAGCGCACCTCCCGGACTCCCCCGGCGAGGTCTTGGTGCCGGGACGACCACTTTTTATATCGTATCACGATAAAAATGTTTCGCCAGTAGCACGGGAAGGCGCGGCGTCGGCCACCCGGTTGACTGCGCTCCTCGCCGGTGGTTCGGTAGTGGACCTTCTTCGTGCGCGAAGGCACTCGCGCCCAACCACATATCCGGTCCCATCGCTCGATCCGTATGCGACTTTCGCGAAAATCACGGTCGACATCCGGCACCGCGGTAAGCCCGGCCCCTGCCGGACACGAAGGTGATTGCGCGCCAGTAAAGGTGGGGATGCCGCCGCTACCCCCTTTTCTAGCAACGGTCGGGGATTGGTGCGGTCGGTGATGTCGCCGCATGGGCGCCGGTCCCGCACCGCGCGAATAGGGGTTGCGGTAGAACTCGCCGGGAATCGGGCGGATATGCCTGGGTGGGCTTTTCGAGCTGTACTTCTCGTTCAGTACCGGGAGTAGTGCTGTCCAGTCGCCGGTTCGCCAGCGCAGATGCACTTTCGGCCGAGGTTTCGGTCCGAGGTCGCGGCGCAAAACCGAATACCGAGCGCATCGTGGGAATCCGGGCTGTGCGGACATGCCGTGCAGTACGGCGTTGATTCCAGTGCCCGTTCAAGGCTCGACACATTGGTCGCGTTCGACGCCATGGCGGCGCTCCAGTTCTCGGCCCTGCGATCGGGCCGGTTCGGGCGCCGAGGACGACATGGCTTGACCGCGCATGTTCGGGCCCTCGGCACCCTCAAGGCTACACGTGCCCGCCGGCCCCTGTGGCTCCGCGGGTGAACGACCCTCTCCCGGAACCTATTGCGATGACGCGTCGAGGGTTCACAACGTCCCGACGACCCTTCCTCGGCCCTCGGCGATCCTGTCGCAATTGCACCCGAACGAGTCCTCGATGCTTTCGTTGCGGAATCGTCCGCCCGTGCTCATCGCTCCGCTGCACGGGGCAGTGCGGGTGCTGATGCATGATGTGTTCCTGTGCGTCCTTCTTCTGAGGGAATCGGAAATCGTCTGCGCTGGA of the Rhodococcus oxybenzonivorans genome contains:
- a CDS encoding SPFH domain-containing protein — protein: MILYAVAVLVGLGLLGLSSSIRVVKQFERGVVFRFGRVQPAVRAPGLMLLIPIADRLEKVNMQIITMPVPAQDGITRDNVTVRVDAVVYFNVADPVRVAVDVQDYVSAIGQVAQTSLRSIIGKSELDDLLSNREGLNQGLELMIDSPALGWGVQIDRVEIKDVVLPDSMKRSMSRQAEAERERRARIITADGELQASAKLAQAAETMTEHPAALQLRLLQTVVEVAAEKNSTLVLPFPVELLRFLERATPHTAHVPTRTAEPTTTTTPANVNDEPSTRHTQHRPVDARGFALEQSRFG
- a CDS encoding RGCVC family protein, translating into MASNATNVSSLERALESTPYCTACPHSPDSHDALGIRFCAATSDRNLGRKCICAGEPATGQHYSRY
- a CDS encoding DUF488 domain-containing protein, whose amino-acid sequence is MGPIELVRAYDARGTKKTSPTFLVDRLWPRGIAKADLDCDAWIKEVAPSTQLRTWFGHQADRFPEFRTRYLQELDTNRAAAQPIVEAARNGTVVLLYSAKDLEHNQAVVLREWISNQF
- a CDS encoding DUF3040 domain-containing protein — translated: MLSDDERNALCEIEQRLLASSPTLVRVFHGVTPRPPYDRSVRVRLRVLVLAVTFGMFALRGPRVFNDAEITVRKSSPTPRTTRAVPARNRLAVGGSHSASAIPVNTDTVRILDPSTASGAVLIPWPPREVPAPN